From the genome of Oryza glaberrima chromosome 1, OglaRS2, whole genome shotgun sequence:
aaaatggggcGCCCAATAATTTAGGATGGGAGGAGGATCAACTAGTATACCAATTCCAAAGCTAAGAATGATTCCAACTTTCCAACTACCGAGCTCAGCTTAGTCTCTGGTTGACCATTTCCTCTTAATCCAATGCACGCGTACCAACCACGCGTGGAAAAAACTGCAAACGATTCACCTATATAAATCCACAAGAACGTAACGTATTATACATAATTATCAACCGGATTTCGTTAATGCACAAGGAAAACCAAGTAATGGAATCCTCACTTGAGACCAAGCTGATTGATATGCCACAACCACAAGAAACCAATGGTGACGGCGAGGCAGCTCCTGAGGCAGATATAAGCATGGCCACGACGCTGATGCCTAACGGTGTCGGCGAGCGTAAGGCGACAGCTGCGCCTGCGCTGCCGGCGGCTAGGCCGCCACCGGAGATGACTGACAAGGTTATGGCCAGCACGGCGAACCTGGCGCAGCTGCTGCCTACGGGCACGGCGTTGGCCTACCAGGCGCTGTCCACGTCCTTCACCAACCACGGCCAGTGCTACAGGTCAAACCGGTGGCTCACCGCTGgtctcgtcgccgtcctcaccgcctcctccatcttcttctccctcacGGACAGCGTCGTCGGACGCGGTGGCAAGCTATACTACGGCATGGCCACGCCGCGGGGGTTCAACGTGTTCAATCTGtcccgggaggaggaggaagcgcaGGAGTTGTCGCGCACCAAGCTACGGGAGCTGCGGGTGCGGCCGCTGGACATCGTGCACGCCTTCTTCACGGCGGTGGTGTTCCTCACCGTGGCGTTCAGCGACGTCGGGCTCACCAAGTGCTTCTTCCCCGACGCCGGCAACGACACCAAGGAGCTGCTCAAGAACCTGCCCCTGGGGATGGCGTTCATGTCGACGTTCGTCTTCTTGCTCTTCCCAACGAAAAGGAAGGGCATCGGATACACCGACACCACTCCCCGTCCGGCGCCAGAAACGAACAAGCCTACACAAGTTTCAGATCACATGCCATAGGACCATTATACTTACACTGTATTACAGTATTGCTAACTGCTAATTTAGTTTGCATATTAGCGAGATTGGAGGTGCTTGAAGGACACATTGCTAATTCCTCCGTTCAATTTATTGTCGAGTAAAATTATTACTGTTTGACGTACATTATTCTTTATTCTTATTGTACCCATCATTAGATGAATACCATACCCTATAGATTACTGGTTTACAATAGTGGAGCCAACAATACTATACAACTAATAGAATTTTCCAATGACAAATCATTTTTCTAAGGTATCGATAATGGTAAATATAGCAGTTGGTACTAGAGATGCAGCGGTGGAGCCTGGTCCCCGCTGCTAATTTGCTATCATAAGC
Proteins encoded in this window:
- the LOC127759982 gene encoding protein DMP10-like, encoding MHKENQVMESSLETKLIDMPQPQETNGDGEAAPEADISMATTLMPNGVGERKATAAPALPAARPPPEMTDKVMASTANLAQLLPTGTALAYQALSTSFTNHGQCYRSNRWLTAGLVAVLTASSIFFSLTDSVVGRGGKLYYGMATPRGFNVFNLSREEEEAQELSRTKLRELRVRPLDIVHAFFTAVVFLTVAFSDVGLTKCFFPDAGNDTKELLKNLPLGMAFMSTFVFLLFPTKRKGIGYTDTTPRPAPETNKPTQVSDHMP